A single genomic interval of Rhododendron vialii isolate Sample 1 chromosome 3a, ASM3025357v1 harbors:
- the LOC131320628 gene encoding uncharacterized protein LOC131320628: MAKPNTLYRLTSTILIFLIISHSSSARPLNGLNPSAQLPENLALPGEHRGGPSEKDSSQQVFPCEMESDQNSGSEFAPAARTRLGGRYGPLFLSMLPKGSSIPPSGPSKGTNDENN; the protein is encoded by the coding sequence ATGGCCAAACCCAACACCCTCTACCGTCTCACATCAACCATACTCATCTTCCTCATCATATCCCACTCCTCCTCTGCTCGACCATTAAATGGCCTCAACCCATCCGCCCAATTGCCGGAAAACCTCGCCCTTCCCGGCGAGCACCGCGGCGGTCCGTCGGAGAAAGATTCCTCCCAACAAGTTTTCCCATGCGAAATGGAGTCCGACCAGAATTCTGGTTCGGAATTTGCCCCGGCAGCCAGGACCAGGCTCGGCGGACGGTACGGGCCCCTGTTTCTGAGTATGCTTCCGAAAGGGTCGTCGATCCCACCGTCTGGACCAAGCAAAGGAACCAATGACGAGAACAACTAG
- the LOC131320629 gene encoding alpha-galactosidase 3 has product MESSMCILILCLSAITPVIRARVVPVPPLLQNYEKPSSNIIFDNSMYGLLQLNNGLARTPPMGWNSWNFFACDISETVIKETADALVATGLADLGYVYLNIDDCWSASERNSQDELVPDLKTFPSGIKALADYVHEKGLKLGIYSDAGRFTCQVRPGSIYHENDDAKLFASWGVDFLKYDNCYNLGINPKERYPPMRNALNATGRTIFYSICEWGVDDPALWAGELGNSWRTTDDINDSWASMTMIADLNDKWAAYAGPGGWNDPDMLEVGNGGMTYQEYRSHFSIWALMKAPLLIGCDVRSMTAETLEIVTNKEVIAVNQDPLGVQGRKVYVSGTDDCLQVWAGPLTGHRIAVVLWNRCSKAATITAAWGALGLESSTSVSVRDLWKHEDVVTDVVASFRARMDAHSCEMYIFTPQTASHSEV; this is encoded by the exons ATGGAAAGCTCCATGTGTATCCTGATTCTGTGTCTATCGGCGATCACTCCGGTAATCCGAGCACGTGTGGTGCCCGTGCCGCCTCTCTTGCAGAATTACGAGAAACCCAGTTCCAACATTATTTTTGACAATTCCATGTACGGCCTTCTGCAACTCAACAATGGCTTGGCTCGGACTCCACCCATGGG ATGGAATAGCTGGAATTTCTTTGCATGCGACATCTCTGAAACAGTTATCAAGGAAACAG CTGATGCACTTGTTGCAACTGGTTTGGCTGATTTAGGTTATGTTTATCTGAACATAG ACGACTGCTGGTCAGCTTCAGAACGAAATTCACAG GATGAGCTAGTTCCTGATCTGAAAACGTTTCCTTCGGGAATTAAAGCTCTTGCTGATTACGTACATGAGAAAGGCCTCAAGCTTGGAATTTACTCTGATGCTGG GAGGTTTACATGTCAAGTGCGACCTGGATCAATATACCATGAAAATGATGATGCAAAGCTCTTTGCCTCTTGG GGTGTGGATTTTTTGAAGTATGATAACTGTTACAATCTTGGAATCAATCCAAAGGAAAG ATACCCACCAATGCGTAATGCTCTAAATGCAACGGGACGCACAATTTTCTATTCCATATGTGAATG GGGTGTTGATGACCCTGCTTTATGGGCTGGCGAACTTGGAAATAGTTGGCGGACAACAGATGACATCAATGATTCATGGGCAAG TATGACTATGATTGCTGATCTTAATGACAAGTGGGCAGCCTATGCTGGTCCTGGTGGATGGAATG ATCCAGACATGTTGGAAGTTGGCAATGGTGGCATGACTTACCAGGAGTACCGATCACATTTTAGCATTTGGGCTTTGATGAAG GCTCCCCTTTTGATTGGGTGTGATGTGAGAAGCATGACTGCAGAAACATTAGAAATAGTAACCAATAAGGAGGTCATTGCTGTGAACCAAG ACCCACTTGGCGTTCAAGGGAGGAAAGTATATGTTTCAGGGACAGATGATTGCCTTCAG GTTTGGGCAGGTCCTTTGACTGGACATCGTATTGCTGTTGTCCTCTGGAATCGATGTTCAAAAGCTGCAACCATAACAGCTGCATGGGGTGCACTCGGACTTGAATCGTCTACCAGTGTCTCTGTGAGAGACTTGTGGAAG CATGAAGACGTCGTGACAGACGTAGTAGCATCATTCAGGGCTCGAATGGATGCTCATAGCTGTGAGATGTACATTTTCACACCTCAGACAGCGTCACACTCTGAGGTTTAA
- the LOC131320630 gene encoding uncharacterized protein LOC131320630: protein MEKHKRRKKQFFQSLRCLYLHSIFKGNMKPCFDLVFPLGSMPLKTYLPDGDIDLTIVCHPNIEEDLAVHMCVFFAREDHKDSQFVIRNVQYVRAQIDCMMRIIRGKRTLEQSLKKARKELFKMDSLSTSTALEGAHMQLTSQEEHQTLGSQKKKTDSHEESSTFWEQEKLSTKPNCSAFGNEERTIAMKNHQLFGKKRSLVPNRTVQLLGMKNEQ, encoded by the exons GTGCCTATATTTGCACTCAATTTTCAAAGGAAACATGAAACCATGCTTTGATTTG GTCTTCCCACTTGGCTCAATGCCGCTGAAAACCTACCTTCCCGATGGAGATATTGACCTCACTATTGTCTGCCATCCAAATATTGAGGAGGATTTGGCTGTGCATATGTGCGTTTTCTTTGCACGGGAAGACCACAAGGACTCTCAGTTTGTTATAAGAAATGTTCAATATGTTCGCGCACAG ATTGACTGTATGATGCGGATCATAAGAG GTAAAAGAACACTTGAGCAATCCCTGAAGAAAGCACGCAaagaacttttcaaaatggataGCTTGTCAACTTCAACAGCACTTGAAGGTGCTCACATGCAACTAACATCACAAGAAGAGCACCAGACtcttgggtcccaaaaaaaaaagactgataGCCATGAAGAATCATCAACTTTTTGGGAACAAGAGAAGCTTAGTACCAAACCGAACTGTTCAGCTTTTGGGAATGAAGAAAGAACAATAGCCATGAAGAATCATCAACTTTTTGGAAAGAAGAGAAGCTTAGTACCAAACCGAACTGTTCAGCTTCTGGGAATGAAGAATGAACAATGA